In one Candidatus Omnitrophota bacterium genomic region, the following are encoded:
- a CDS encoding YvcK family protein: protein MRWFKWLYPGMRIKRWIFLFSVGILAVMFAAGFLWFGYVKYMYTHKANLLVFGTLLFMLGVLLMIIGMRKMVKSFVTVFLPRRENDLLGIMLRQRALSKGPKIAVIGGGTGLAVLLHGLKETTSNITAIVTVADDGGSSGRIRNEFDVLPPGDIRNCLIALSDDEGLMRDLFQYRFTEGEGLKGHSFGNLFITALSKITGDFEKAIKESSKVLAIRGSVVPSTLEKVTLTAKRADGTQTSGESAIPKVSGVVSPIKRLYLNPASVKATPEALVALKEAAAIVIGPGSLYTSILPNLLVGGVVESILKSRAVKIYLCNVMTQHGETDGYTASDHVEALLRHTSSDFVDYVFVNTAKIPQRFLDKYKAEEAFQVEPDIKNIRKMGLGVVEGDMITIDDFIRHNAEKISKRIFDLIYELKGTGI, encoded by the coding sequence ATGCGCTGGTTCAAGTGGTTATATCCGGGTATGAGGATAAAGAGGTGGATATTCCTCTTTTCTGTGGGGATACTCGCGGTCATGTTCGCGGCCGGGTTCCTGTGGTTCGGCTACGTGAAATATATGTATACCCACAAGGCGAACCTTCTCGTCTTCGGGACGCTGCTCTTTATGCTCGGCGTCTTGCTGATGATAATCGGCATGCGCAAGATGGTCAAATCGTTCGTGACGGTCTTTTTGCCGCGCCGCGAGAACGACCTGCTGGGCATCATGTTAAGGCAGAGGGCCCTTTCGAAAGGGCCGAAGATAGCGGTGATAGGCGGCGGCACAGGCCTGGCGGTCCTTTTGCACGGCCTTAAAGAGACGACGTCGAATATCACGGCGATAGTCACGGTGGCCGATGACGGCGGCAGTTCCGGGAGGATAAGGAATGAATTTGATGTCCTCCCGCCCGGGGATATACGAAACTGCCTTATAGCGCTCTCGGACGACGAAGGGCTGATGAGGGACCTTTTCCAGTATCGTTTTACCGAAGGCGAGGGCCTGAAAGGCCATAGTTTCGGGAATCTTTTTATTACCGCCCTTTCCAAGATCACCGGCGATTTTGAGAAAGCGATAAAAGAGTCGAGCAAAGTCCTCGCGATACGCGGGAGCGTGGTGCCGTCCACCCTTGAAAAGGTGACATTGACCGCTAAGCGCGCGGACGGGACGCAGACCTCGGGCGAAAGCGCTATTCCGAAAGTCAGCGGCGTCGTAAGCCCGATAAAAAGGTTATATCTTAATCCCGCGAGCGTCAAGGCGACGCCCGAGGCGCTTGTCGCCTTAAAAGAGGCCGCCGCGATCGTCATCGGGCCGGGCAGCCTTTATACGAGCATCCTGCCCAATCTCCTGGTGGGAGGCGTGGTCGAGAGCATATTAAAGTCCAGGGCCGTCAAGATCTACCTGTGCAATGTGATGACACAGCACGGCGAGACCGACGGGTATACCGCCTCAGACCATGTCGAGGCGCTTTTGAGGCATACGAGCAGCGATTTTGTAGATTATGTATTTGTAAATACCGCGAAGATACCCCAGCGCTTTTTGGATAAATACAAGGCCGAGGAGGCGTTCCAGGTCGAGCCGGATATAAAAAATATACGCAAGATGGGTTTAGGCGTGGTCGAGGGCGACATGATAACCATCGACGATTTCATCAGGCACAACGCCGAGAAGATCTCGAAAAGAATATTT
- a CDS encoding PTS sugar transporter subunit IIA, with amino-acid sequence MKIMDFLNQDAVTADLQAKDKEETVRELVDLLAKAGSLKEKDKLVKILLSREALGSTGIGQGVGIPHGKYDGVKELTAAFALSPKGVNFDSLDGEPVHIFFLLVAPQDSAGPHLKALARISRLLKDRPFRDALRQCKDEKSILRLIEEEDTKRH; translated from the coding sequence ATGAAGATAATGGATTTTCTCAACCAGGATGCTGTGACCGCCGATCTTCAGGCGAAGGACAAGGAAGAAACCGTCAGGGAGCTGGTCGACCTGCTGGCCAAAGCCGGGTCGCTTAAGGAGAAGGACAAGCTGGTGAAGATACTCCTTAGCCGCGAGGCGCTTGGCTCGACCGGGATAGGCCAGGGCGTAGGTATCCCTCATGGCAAATACGACGGCGTGAAGGAATTGACCGCCGCGTTCGCGCTCTCGCCCAAAGGCGTCAATTTCGATTCGCTCGACGGAGAGCCGGTGCATATCTTCTTCCTTCTCGTAGCGCCGCAAGATTCCGCGGGCCCTCACCTTAAAGCATTGGCCAGGATATCACGCCTTCTGAAGGACAGGCCCTTCCGCGATGCCCTCAGGCAATGCAAAGATGAGAAGAGTATCCTTAGGCTGATCGAAGAAGAAGACACGAAACGCCATTGA
- the pgaC gene encoding poly-beta-1,6-N-acetyl-D-glucosamine synthase, with protein sequence MKTLWDLFNYFVFLYPLYMSFVWIIGALLFYWRREMKPRNSDLDTYPSYSIIVPSHNEEGAIKETIENLRDLDYPSYKVLVVDDGSTDRTAEIIDALADKYPGWLKAVHLMPNSGKSKAINAGVLLCEGDLILIVDADCLVDKNILKMMAWHFAKSPTVGAVTGNPRIRNRTTLLGKIQIGEYSSIIGLIKRAQRILGKILTVSGVVASFRKSAFIRCGLFSSDTVTEDIDMTWKLERAGWDVRFEPRALAWILTPETIKGLWNQRVRWAQGGMEVMKKHKDIWLHFSEKRLWPVYLEYVVSIFWAFSVAFMLLSWLAAFVLCHFNIPFIRPICYLVAPSWAGGVLATMCLIQTLISLYIDSHYESRSLLRYYYWIIWYPFFYWMINAAAALAGFCNVFIFRKGVRVTWKSPDRGLQTLR encoded by the coding sequence ATGAAAACACTCTGGGATCTTTTCAATTATTTCGTCTTCCTTTATCCGCTCTACATGAGTTTTGTCTGGATCATAGGCGCGTTATTGTTCTATTGGCGCAGGGAGATGAAGCCGCGCAACAGCGATCTCGATACCTATCCTTCATATTCTATCATAGTGCCGTCGCATAACGAGGAAGGCGCTATCAAGGAGACGATCGAGAACTTAAGGGACCTCGATTATCCCTCGTATAAGGTCCTCGTCGTAGATGACGGCAGCACCGACAGGACAGCCGAGATAATAGACGCTCTCGCGGACAAATATCCCGGATGGCTCAAGGCGGTCCATCTCATGCCTAACAGCGGCAAGTCCAAGGCTATCAACGCGGGTGTCCTTTTGTGCGAGGGAGATCTTATATTGATAGTGGACGCGGATTGCCTCGTCGATAAAAATATCCTAAAGATGATGGCGTGGCATTTCGCCAAGTCCCCGACCGTCGGGGCGGTCACCGGCAACCCGCGCATAAGGAACAGGACGACGCTTTTGGGCAAGATACAGATCGGCGAGTATTCGAGCATAATCGGCCTGATAAAAAGGGCCCAGCGCATACTGGGAAAGATCCTGACCGTATCGGGTGTCGTGGCTTCCTTCAGGAAGAGCGCCTTTATAAGGTGCGGCCTTTTCAGCTCAGATACGGTGACCGAAGATATAGATATGACCTGGAAGCTGGAGAGGGCCGGCTGGGATGTGCGGTTCGAGCCGCGCGCGCTGGCCTGGATACTGACGCCGGAGACGATAAAAGGATTATGGAACCAAAGGGTGAGGTGGGCGCAAGGCGGCATGGAGGTAATGAAGAAGCACAAGGACATATGGCTCCATTTCAGCGAAAAGCGGCTCTGGCCGGTATACCTGGAATATGTGGTATCGATCTTTTGGGCATTCTCAGTAGCTTTTATGCTGCTCTCGTGGCTGGCCGCTTTTGTCCTGTGCCATTTCAACATCCCGTTCATCCGGCCGATCTGTTATTTGGTGGCGCCGTCATGGGCCGGCGGGGTCCTCGCCACAATGTGCCTCATCCAGACACTTATAAGCCTTTATATAGATTCGCATTATGAGAGCAGGTCGCTGTTGAGATATTACTACTGGATAATATGGTACCCGTTCTTCTATTGGATGATAAATGCCGCAGCAGCCTTAGCCGGTTTCTGCAACGTATTTATCTTTAGAAAAGGAGTTAGAGTGACATGGAAAAGCCCGGACAGAGGGTTACAGACTCTAAGATAA
- the pgaB gene encoding poly-beta-1,6-N-acetyl-D-glucosamine N-deacetylase PgaB: protein MRKAVLLFALALILGAASSAKAADASGKEVIIFCYHDVPQVVKLDDYALDRASFVQEIEYLRTHGYHFVSFDDILKASKGKGRLPDKAVFLTFDDELLTFYQSVYPILKLYEIPCMLSVETLWPDKKDPDIRAPLMTWDQLKEVAQSPLVEIATHTHNLHRGVMCNPQGNTSWAAVTRIYDPDTKAYETEEAYRKRVIDDLALSIKILKEKLGVDVRAVAWPYGHQNTIALDEAKALGIQAAFTIEDRFGDAREIYSMPRYIVSKNLTILQFIKILNSRFEEPIQQRVLQADLDLLYDADPVEQGKNVDAFIERVYSMRVNTVYLQAFSDDAGTGNISSVYFPSRVLPMKADLFSHVAHQLWIRDIEVYAWMPTLAIALPDAKKTGELRVMELVDGKRAPSHYSYARLSPFNAEAREKLIMLYEDLAIHSRLKGVVFQDDGYLNDHEDFNPAAAAAYKKISGGEDVPYTSLSQAQKTEWMRLKTKTLIDFTGELEKAVRKYRPITGFIRTIYSEVLTKPESEEWYAQNYADSLKAYYNVAVMAYPRMEKAGRPDKWLKKLVEDAKKYPDGINKTVFKVQAYDWDSKKWIETKTLDRWLKTLVASGARNVGYYPDDFTENEPDAGAIRLMMSTEDFSFQRKITIRDLLQGK, encoded by the coding sequence ATGAGGAAAGCAGTATTATTATTCGCGCTGGCACTGATACTCGGGGCCGCTTCTTCCGCGAAGGCGGCCGATGCCTCCGGCAAGGAAGTCATTATATTTTGTTACCATGATGTCCCGCAGGTGGTGAAGCTCGACGACTACGCCCTCGACCGGGCATCTTTTGTGCAGGAGATCGAATACTTAAGGACGCATGGTTATCATTTTGTCAGCTTTGACGATATCCTTAAGGCGAGCAAGGGTAAGGGCCGGTTGCCCGATAAGGCGGTTTTCCTGACATTCGACGACGAACTTCTCACATTTTACCAATCTGTCTATCCTATCCTGAAACTGTACGAGATCCCGTGCATGCTCTCGGTGGAGACCTTATGGCCCGATAAGAAAGACCCGGACATAAGGGCCCCGCTTATGACCTGGGACCAGCTGAAAGAAGTGGCTCAAAGCCCGCTCGTCGAGATAGCGACACACACGCATAACCTGCATCGCGGCGTCATGTGCAATCCCCAGGGGAATACCAGTTGGGCCGCGGTCACGCGGATATATGACCCCGATACAAAGGCCTACGAGACCGAAGAGGCGTACCGCAAGAGGGTCATTGATGACCTCGCTTTATCGATAAAGATACTCAAGGAGAAACTGGGTGTGGATGTGAGGGCCGTCGCCTGGCCGTACGGGCATCAAAATACGATCGCCCTTGACGAGGCCAAAGCGCTCGGGATACAGGCGGCGTTCACGATCGAAGACAGGTTCGGCGATGCCAGAGAGATCTATTCGATGCCGCGTTATATCGTCAGCAAAAACCTGACGATACTGCAATTTATCAAAATTTTAAATAGCCGCTTCGAGGAACCGATCCAGCAGAGGGTCTTGCAGGCCGACCTCGACCTTTTATATGACGCCGACCCGGTCGAGCAGGGAAAGAACGTGGACGCGTTCATCGAGCGCGTCTACAGCATGAGGGTCAATACGGTCTATTTGCAGGCTTTCTCCGACGACGCGGGGACCGGGAACATATCATCGGTCTATTTCCCCAGCCGCGTCCTTCCGATGAAGGCGGACCTCTTCAGCCACGTCGCGCACCAATTATGGATAAGGGATATCGAGGTATATGCCTGGATGCCGACGCTTGCTATCGCATTACCCGACGCAAAAAAGACCGGAGAGCTTAGGGTAATGGAGCTTGTCGACGGCAAAAGGGCGCCTTCCCATTATTCATACGCGCGCCTATCGCCGTTTAACGCCGAGGCGCGGGAAAAACTTATAATGTTATATGAGGACTTGGCGATCCACAGCAGGTTAAAGGGAGTCGTCTTCCAGGACGACGGATACTTAAACGACCACGAGGATTTCAATCCCGCGGCCGCCGCGGCCTACAAGAAGATAAGCGGAGGCGAGGACGTCCCGTATACATCATTGAGCCAGGCCCAGAAGACGGAATGGATGCGCCTTAAGACGAAGACGCTCATAGACTTTACCGGTGAACTGGAAAAAGCGGTCCGCAAATACAGGCCGATCACGGGTTTTATCCGGACGATATATTCGGAAGTCCTGACGAAACCGGAGAGCGAAGAATGGTACGCGCAGAATTACGCGGATAGCCTTAAGGCTTACTATAATGTGGCTGTCATGGCATACCCGAGGATGGAAAAAGCCGGCCGGCCCGATAAATGGTTGAAGAAATTGGTCGAGGACGCGAAGAAATATCCCGACGGCATAAATAAGACGGTCTTCAAGGTCCAGGCCTATGATTGGGATAGCAAGAAATGGATCGAGACTAAGACGCTCGACAGGTGGCTTAAGACGCTTGTCGCCTCCGGCGCGCGCAACGTCGGGTATTACCCGGATGATTTCACGGAAAACGAGCCCGATGCGGGCGCCATCCGGCTGATGATGTCCACGGAAGATTTTTCGTTCCAAAGAAAAATCACGATAAGGGACCTTTTACAGGGGAAATGA
- a CDS encoding tetratricopeptide repeat protein, translating to MRYLILLIAILSFSPCLASEDIDADLRMAKTLEIEKKYDEAGAIIEKLLSRKDKPVDAYFAKGELLEAQGKYLEAYYVYDEVSKLYPGNQGAVDLKVRALVDMGSTSLARDKMTGLNDKIDPRIKDTILGNEAMDRIKWLEYKDALSLLDRNEQYAQKEAPVLDGNFIKRTHFDRILALRQNEDYAEAIRQYESLKGEIPPWVTIAAADSYLYMQKPAKALALYESAVAAGWDSSNTTMAVYYTLVELGRYKEASKVVNDLDGNMPVQVVEKGILQDNPLKEEIAVNKGWLLFYQDRFAEAQKYLEGLLKQAPEDTNIRTALAHTYLYRGWPRRALAEFDVIRQIDPKDTAGQIGYTYALDANGQGEDARKYAKELLQKFPKNKHVIRLNRFFKVEDMRSLSGNWNITHENAGSRERAFDVKLDQPFAPQKSIFVDYVWRNDISKPDGLLNYIARLYEGVDLRLTRDLWFVGSISEDIGYNRTGRNIGYSGAATYEPNDYFSFTSAYDSFTLGIPFRARAFNIKGNEWQFTTRVRPDEETIGTGTVSYSSYSDNNANWSYSAKLDQAVYTKAYYKARIAIEGSSSMYKEDDVDYFSPKKLYTFSATPMLEQICYKRYDRLIANRIFFTEGVQWQKGFPSRNIYNIRYEQDYTMSDTFSFLVGADFGRRAYDGAYTNEWNVDGSFKFSF from the coding sequence ATGCGATATTTAATACTACTTATAGCGATTCTTTCTTTTTCCCCATGCCTCGCCTCCGAAGACATAGACGCGGACCTCAGGATGGCCAAGACCCTGGAGATAGAGAAGAAATACGACGAAGCCGGCGCGATAATAGAAAAACTTTTAAGCAGGAAAGACAAGCCCGTAGACGCTTATTTTGCCAAAGGCGAATTGCTGGAGGCGCAGGGTAAATATTTGGAAGCATATTATGTTTATGACGAGGTCTCTAAGCTGTATCCGGGTAATCAGGGCGCGGTCGACCTGAAAGTGCGCGCCCTTGTGGACATGGGCAGCACAAGCCTCGCCAGGGATAAGATGACCGGCTTAAACGATAAGATAGACCCGAGGATCAAAGATACGATACTCGGCAACGAGGCGATGGACAGGATAAAATGGCTTGAGTATAAAGACGCGTTAAGCCTTCTGGACAGGAACGAACAATACGCGCAAAAAGAGGCGCCTGTCCTTGATGGTAATTTTATCAAGAGGACGCATTTTGACAGGATCCTGGCCCTCCGGCAGAACGAGGATTACGCGGAGGCGATCCGCCAGTATGAATCTTTGAAGGGGGAGATACCGCCGTGGGTCACTATAGCCGCGGCCGATTCATACCTTTATATGCAGAAACCGGCGAAAGCCCTAGCGTTATATGAAAGCGCAGTCGCCGCCGGATGGGATTCCTCCAATACCACTATGGCGGTTTATTATACCCTGGTAGAGCTCGGCAGGTACAAAGAGGCCAGTAAGGTAGTGAATGATCTCGACGGAAATATGCCGGTGCAAGTCGTCGAGAAAGGGATCCTGCAGGATAACCCGCTGAAGGAAGAGATAGCCGTAAATAAAGGCTGGCTGTTATTCTACCAGGACAGGTTCGCTGAAGCCCAAAAATATCTTGAAGGCCTGCTTAAGCAGGCGCCGGAAGACACTAATATCCGCACCGCGCTCGCGCACACGTATTTATATAGGGGATGGCCGCGCCGCGCCCTCGCGGAGTTCGATGTGATACGCCAGATCGACCCCAAGGATACGGCCGGACAGATAGGATATACTTACGCTTTGGACGCGAACGGGCAGGGCGAGGATGCCCGCAAATACGCCAAGGAGCTCCTCCAAAAATTCCCGAAGAATAAGCACGTCATACGCCTCAACAGGTTTTTTAAGGTCGAGGATATGCGCTCTTTATCGGGCAATTGGAATATCACCCATGAAAATGCCGGGTCGCGCGAACGGGCGTTCGACGTGAAATTAGACCAGCCGTTTGCCCCGCAGAAGAGTATTTTCGTGGATTACGTGTGGAGGAATGATATAAGTAAGCCGGACGGCCTTCTTAACTATATTGCCCGCTTATATGAGGGAGTAGACCTGCGCTTGACAAGGGACCTGTGGTTCGTAGGATCAATATCCGAAGACATCGGATATAACCGGACCGGCCGGAATATCGGGTATTCGGGAGCGGCCACATACGAACCCAATGACTATTTTTCGTTTACCTCGGCCTATGATTCGTTTACATTGGGCATACCGTTCCGCGCCAGGGCGTTCAATATTAAAGGCAATGAATGGCAATTCACGACCCGGGTCCGCCCGGATGAAGAGACCATCGGCACCGGCACGGTCTCATATAGCTCGTATTCCGACAATAACGCGAACTGGTCTTATTCGGCGAAACTCGACCAGGCGGTTTATACTAAGGCCTACTACAAGGCGAGGATAGCCATTGAAGGCAGCTCATCGATGTATAAGGAGGATGACGTCGATTACTTCAGCCCGAAGAAACTCTATACGTTTTCCGCCACGCCGATGCTGGAACAGATATGTTACAAGCGCTACGACAGGCTCATCGCCAACCGCATTTTTTTCACCGAAGGCGTCCAATGGCAGAAGGGTTTCCCGTCGAGGAATATATACAATATACGTTACGAGCAGGACTACACGATGTCGGATACTTTTTCGTTTTTGGTGGGGGCTGATTTCGGCCGGAGGGCTTACGACGGCGCTTATACTAATGAGTGGAACGTTGACGGCAGTTTTAAATTCAGTTTCTAA
- a CDS encoding EF-hand domain-containing protein — MKMIPAIIKCIVAIIILFLPAAYSQTEVNKRLDTDTTQTTSPLARQSAAEESRMIREDKLSNYVTVKVTTTNQKKFDANHDGYLSGREFQRYLKHYTR, encoded by the coding sequence ATGAAGATGATCCCGGCAATAATTAAATGTATTGTCGCCATAATTATTCTTTTCCTACCGGCCGCGTATTCCCAGACGGAGGTGAACAAGCGCCTCGATACAGATACGACCCAGACTACCAGTCCGCTGGCAAGGCAAAGCGCGGCAGAAGAGAGCCGGATGATAAGGGAAGACAAGCTTAGTAACTATGTCACGGTCAAAGTCACGACGACCAACCAGAAAAAATTCGACGCGAACCATGACGGGTACCTGAGCGGCAGGGAGTTCCAAAGGTATTTAAAGCACTATACCAGGTAA
- a CDS encoding exosortase/archaeosortase family protein, with protein MINWIIWVLVAGLYSPVISQLYRARWESIDYTHAYFILPVFFAFLLFKRKQFGQGPSAEGDTSNYRTSIIALFILIVGLLMFIFGWKWDYLMITTGSMIPVLFGLVLYLYGPSTAKITAFPILYLLLLVPPPLGVLDSITMPMRYGISIATEHILKAFCIPIIRDGLMLTVGGHEVYMGAPCSGFRSLITMFSLALAYVYFINARLRNKVILVISVVPLALLGNLIRVTGMCLVTYKFGEETGHKFHDTSGLVIFVVLILGLLGIESLLEKRPKK; from the coding sequence ATGATAAATTGGATAATTTGGGTATTGGTCGCGGGGCTCTATTCGCCGGTCATCTCCCAGCTTTACAGGGCGCGATGGGAAAGCATAGACTACACCCACGCCTACTTCATCCTCCCTGTCTTCTTCGCCTTCCTCCTCTTCAAAAGAAAACAATTCGGGCAAGGTCCCTCCGCAGAGGGAGACACCTCAAATTATAGGACATCGATCATTGCGCTTTTTATTTTAATCGTCGGCCTGTTGATGTTCATATTCGGCTGGAAGTGGGATTACCTGATGATAACCACAGGCTCGATGATACCGGTGCTCTTCGGGCTGGTTTTGTACCTCTACGGCCCGTCTACGGCGAAAATAACGGCATTCCCGATATTATACCTGTTATTGCTCGTCCCGCCGCCGCTGGGCGTCCTCGATTCAATAACAATGCCCATGCGCTACGGAATCTCCATCGCGACGGAGCACATTTTAAAGGCCTTCTGCATCCCGATAATCCGCGACGGGCTGATGCTCACCGTCGGCGGCCACGAGGTCTACATGGGCGCGCCGTGCAGCGGTTTCCGCTCGCTCATAACGATGTTCTCGCTCGCCCTTGCCTACGTCTATTTCATAAACGCGCGCCTGCGGAACAAAGTGATCCTCGTCATCTCGGTCGTCCCGCTCGCGCTTCTCGGTAACCTCATCCGCGTGACAGGGATGTGCCTCGTCACCTATAAATTCGGCGAAGAGACCGGGCACAAATTCCATGACACGAGCGGCCTCGTGATATTCGTCGTGCTCATTCTCGGCCTGCTGGGGATAGAATCCCTGCTCGAAAAGAGGCCCAAAAAATGA
- a CDS encoding exosortase C-terminal domain/associated protein EpsI, translating to MKSSKAIIVITLIGLTMLVSFALPRPKYESPDILSKLEIPASFGAWRSRDASSQVQTGGDVYNFVSRVFAREYARPAYISLLDKGYEGLLFLILGAGNFHNPKVCYGSSGYKTTDLPDIEFDANGHRFKASAVFFDRPGKSVVITYWIVIDKKQAGWGQQKIIELWSSLLGKKKAGFMCRIDIPATADTTDKAVNLAKSFISAIAPFIPQDQAEYLFGK from the coding sequence ATGAAGAGCTCAAAAGCGATCATTGTAATAACGCTGATCGGCCTGACGATGCTCGTAAGCTTCGCCCTGCCCAGGCCGAAATACGAGAGCCCGGATATCCTCTCAAAGCTCGAGATACCGGCAAGTTTCGGCGCCTGGCGCTCGCGCGACGCCTCATCGCAGGTCCAGACAGGCGGCGATGTCTATAATTTCGTGAGCCGCGTCTTCGCCCGCGAATACGCGCGGCCCGCATACATTTCCCTGCTCGATAAGGGCTACGAGGGACTGCTCTTCCTCATCCTGGGCGCCGGGAATTTCCATAACCCGAAAGTCTGCTACGGAAGTTCCGGCTACAAGACAACGGACCTGCCGGATATCGAATTCGACGCCAACGGCCATAGATTCAAGGCGTCGGCCGTCTTCTTCGACAGGCCGGGCAAAAGCGTCGTGATCACTTATTGGATAGTTATAGATAAGAAACAGGCGGGCTGGGGCCAGCAGAAGATCATCGAGCTCTGGTCGTCTTTATTAGGAAAGAAAAAGGCAGGTTTTATGTGCCGGATCGATATCCCGGCCACGGCCGATACGACAGACAAGGCCGTAAATCTCGCGAAAAGCTTCATCTCCGCTATCGCCCCGTTCATCCCTCAGGACCAGGCGGAATATCTCTTCGGCAAATAA
- a CDS encoding PEP-CTERM sorting domain-containing protein (PEP-CTERM proteins occur, often in large numbers, in the proteomes of bacteria that also encode an exosortase, a predicted intramembrane cysteine proteinase. The presence of a PEP-CTERM domain at a protein's C-terminus predicts cleavage within the sorting domain, followed by covalent anchoring to some some component of the (usually Gram-negative) cell surface. Many PEP-CTERM proteins exhibit an unusual sequence composition that includes large numbers of potential glycosylation sites. Expression of one such protein has been shown restore the ability of a bacterium to form floc, a type of biofilm.), whose product MKKIIMVMFVAILTMFATGAASANTWNQLFQQSSTEIYKSAPVGAFDQMQIFWQADDTFTTPTFTNFTDSNWQNFTVSNTEAYAVGPDSNWLRFYLNFDNDVSSRSTQFLYQASLNGQVVQRQILTYTEQDWWTWPEFIGSDQDWHNQGGGDPIAVPEPVASILFVTGGTILFIRRIRKKGLRK is encoded by the coding sequence ATGAAAAAGATTATTATGGTAATGTTTGTTGCGATCTTGACGATGTTTGCTACCGGTGCTGCGTCAGCCAACACCTGGAACCAGTTATTCCAGCAGTCGAGCACGGAAATCTATAAAAGTGCTCCGGTAGGCGCATTTGATCAGATGCAGATTTTCTGGCAGGCAGATGATACATTTACGACCCCTACCTTCACCAATTTTACCGATTCTAACTGGCAAAACTTCACTGTTTCAAATACCGAGGCGTATGCTGTAGGCCCAGATTCAAACTGGCTGAGGTTCTATCTGAATTTTGATAATGACGTGTCGTCGCGCTCGACCCAATTTCTTTATCAGGCATCCTTAAATGGGCAAGTCGTCCAAAGGCAGATCCTGACTTATACAGAACAGGATTGGTGGACGTGGCCGGAATTTATAGGTAGCGATCAAGATTGGCATAATCAGGGCGGCGGTGATCCCATTGCGGTACCTGAACCCGTGGCTTCTATATTATTTGTTACAGGCGGAACGATTTTATTCATAAGACGTATACGCAAAAAGGGATTAAGGAAATGA